A genomic stretch from Hydrogenimonas urashimensis includes:
- a CDS encoding YihY/virulence factor BrkB family protein: protein MSENGKNHFSLPTFHFSLKNIYCSLKNFYDPDIPYYAASLSFYTIFTIIPLLLVSFSIIVRLPNFSDQYEKIKSFIFSNIMPASQETVSQYIDTFLANTSKLGTIGFIFILFASIMFFQNYEYIVGKIFHSKQKSFWSALTTYWTLITLGPMALAASIYLSVKVQNLLNSSQYTSGIDFLALFPFLIIWMLFFVTYKISTTVNIRFKAALVSSFFASLIWYVGKNIFIYYTLHTKTYTTVYGSFSVLLFFMLWIYVSWIIFLYGQKLCYLLNEIYKKEPRGTHLKIECEPPPKGGERE from the coding sequence ATGTCCGAAAATGGTAAAAATCACTTCTCACTTCCCACTTTTCACTTTTCACTCAAAAACATCTACTGTTCCCTCAAAAATTTTTACGATCCCGACATTCCCTATTACGCCGCCAGCCTCAGCTTCTATACGATTTTCACGATCATACCTCTTCTGCTGGTCAGTTTTTCGATCATCGTCCGGCTCCCCAACTTTTCCGACCAGTACGAAAAAATCAAAAGCTTCATCTTCTCCAACATCATGCCCGCCTCCCAGGAGACGGTCTCCCAGTACATCGATACCTTTTTGGCCAATACATCGAAACTGGGCACGATCGGTTTTATCTTCATCCTTTTCGCATCGATCATGTTCTTTCAGAACTATGAATATATCGTCGGAAAAATTTTCCATTCGAAGCAAAAAAGCTTCTGGAGCGCTCTGACCACCTACTGGACACTCATCACACTGGGCCCCATGGCGCTGGCCGCGTCGATCTACCTTTCGGTCAAGGTCCAGAACCTGCTCAACAGTTCCCAATATACCAGCGGCATCGATTTTCTGGCGCTTTTTCCTTTCCTTATCATCTGGATGCTCTTTTTTGTCACCTACAAAATCTCGACGACGGTCAACATCCGGTTCAAAGCGGCCCTTGTCTCCTCTTTTTTCGCCTCCCTTATCTGGTATGTCGGCAAAAACATCTTCATCTACTACACACTTCACACCAAGACCTATACGACCGTCTACGGTTCGTTCAGCGTCCTTCTTTTTTTCATGCTCTGGATCTATGTCTCATGGATCATCTTCCTCTATGGTCAGAAGCTATGCTACCTGCTCAACGAGATATACAAAAAAGAGCCCCGCGGAACCCATCTGAAGATAGAGTGCGAACCGCCACCGAAGGGCGGCGAAAGAGAGTAG
- a CDS encoding ComEC/Rec2 family competence protein, whose product MSFRLSKPTLLEGRREWHAFFGLALALLLLSTGWHFHRYTQFVSQKKMWTEADVLVQYTKRAKGRSYEVLKLETKEGLRLYTTSREDLKNLQGRSVSVLLFPAKVTFFDYLSIPYIPSVIVRVNAGKSARMKLYERIGSQHESKWMKELYGALFLAVPISKTLRERVTMLGVNHLLALSGFHMGLLWFILYGLLSALYRPLQQRLFPWRHRLLDVGAVTVILLGCYLLLTDMPPSLLRAYAMVVVGWLALLFGIELLSFTFLAVCVVMLAALFPSLLLSVGFWLSVFGVFFIYLFLKWTEEWPKWLVFSVLNIWVYLAMLPIVHLFFGTFALSQLLSPLWTILFTLFYPLAMGLHLLGLGGMADGMLLSLLHWAQGASAVSVQTPLWFALLFVLLSFAALRWRFALYLQMGSAGLFFVYLVEQVA is encoded by the coding sequence TTGAGCTTCCGCCTATCTAAACCGACCCTCCTTGAGGGGCGCCGTGAATGGCATGCCTTTTTCGGGCTCGCACTGGCGCTTCTGCTCCTCTCCACAGGGTGGCACTTTCATCGCTACACGCAGTTTGTTTCCCAAAAGAAGATGTGGACAGAGGCCGATGTGCTGGTGCAGTACACCAAAAGAGCGAAAGGGCGAAGCTATGAAGTTTTAAAACTTGAGACGAAAGAGGGCCTGCGGCTCTATACCACTTCGAGAGAAGATCTTAAAAACCTGCAGGGGCGCAGCGTCTCTGTTCTTCTTTTTCCCGCAAAAGTGACTTTTTTCGACTATCTTTCGATTCCTTACATCCCCTCCGTCATCGTTCGCGTCAACGCCGGGAAGTCTGCTCGTATGAAACTCTACGAGCGCATCGGGAGCCAGCATGAATCGAAATGGATGAAAGAGCTCTACGGGGCGCTTTTTCTGGCCGTTCCCATCTCCAAAACGCTTCGTGAAAGAGTGACGATGCTGGGGGTCAACCATCTTCTGGCCCTCAGCGGTTTTCATATGGGACTTTTGTGGTTCATTCTCTACGGGCTGCTTTCGGCACTTTACAGGCCGCTGCAGCAACGTCTCTTCCCGTGGCGCCACAGACTGCTCGATGTCGGCGCCGTGACGGTCATACTGTTGGGATGCTATCTGCTTCTGACCGATATGCCGCCCTCTCTTCTACGCGCCTATGCCATGGTGGTGGTGGGGTGGCTGGCGCTGCTTTTTGGTATCGAACTTCTCTCTTTCACCTTTCTGGCAGTCTGTGTTGTGATGCTTGCCGCGCTTTTTCCGTCACTTCTTCTCTCGGTCGGATTCTGGCTCTCCGTTTTTGGTGTTTTTTTCATCTACCTTTTTCTGAAATGGACGGAGGAGTGGCCGAAATGGCTCGTTTTTTCGGTTTTGAATATCTGGGTCTATCTGGCGATGCTTCCGATTGTCCATCTCTTTTTCGGCACTTTTGCGCTCTCCCAGCTTTTGTCGCCTCTTTGGACGATACTCTTTACACTCTTCTATCCTCTCGCGATGGGACTTCATCTGCTGGGCCTGGGCGGCATGGCGGATGGAATGCTTCTTTCGCTTCTGCACTGGGCGCAGGGGGCATCCGCGGTGTCGGTGCAGACCCCTCTGTGGTTCGCACTTCTTTTCGTTCTACTCTCTTTCGCCGCCCTTCGGTGGCGGTTCGCACTCTATCTTCAGATGGGTTCCGCGGGGCTCTTTTTTGTATATCTCGTTGAGCAGGTAGCATAG
- the glcD gene encoding glycolate oxidase subunit GlcD gives MIEQTHIDALKKIVGEENLYRDKAHMIAYSYDATRERYEPDAVVFPRHEEDVSAILRYCNEHRIAIVPRGAGSGFTGGALPANGGIVLALEKHMNKILEIDMDNMVAVVQPGVINMELQKAVEAKGLFYPPDPASQEYSTIGGNVSENAGGMRAAKYGITKDYVMAIRAVRPNGDIIRAGKKTIKDVAGYNIAGILIASEGTLAVITEITLKLIAKPKLKKTAMGIFPSVEEAMEAVYKTMASGVTPVAMEFLDNLTIRAVEEKYHKGLPVDAGAILITDVDGNLSEEIDYQMDVIEKVFLENGCSDFRKAKDDAESADLWFARRNASQSITIYGSKKINEDITVPRSVLPELLRRINDVALKYKVKIPCFGHTGDGNVHTNVMVDGNDPEQLKIGHEAIEEIFRITVDLGGTLSGEHGIGLSKAPFMHLAYTEEEMNLFRDIKRAFDPNNILNPGKMAL, from the coding sequence ATGATTGAGCAGACCCATATCGACGCTTTGAAAAAGATTGTCGGAGAGGAGAATCTCTATCGCGACAAAGCTCATATGATCGCCTACAGCTATGACGCGACCAGAGAACGGTACGAACCCGACGCCGTGGTCTTTCCCCGCCACGAAGAGGATGTCAGCGCCATTTTGCGCTACTGCAACGAGCATCGCATCGCCATCGTCCCCCGCGGTGCGGGCAGCGGCTTCACCGGCGGCGCGCTGCCGGCTAATGGGGGCATCGTCCTGGCTCTGGAAAAGCATATGAACAAGATTTTGGAAATCGATATGGACAACATGGTCGCCGTGGTGCAGCCGGGGGTCATCAACATGGAGCTGCAGAAGGCGGTGGAGGCCAAAGGGCTCTTCTACCCCCCCGACCCGGCCAGCCAGGAGTACAGCACCATCGGCGGCAACGTCAGCGAAAACGCCGGCGGCATGCGGGCGGCCAAATACGGCATCACCAAAGATTACGTCATGGCCATCCGCGCCGTACGCCCCAACGGCGACATCATCCGCGCCGGGAAAAAGACCATCAAGGATGTGGCGGGCTACAACATCGCGGGCATCCTCATCGCCAGCGAAGGGACGTTGGCGGTCATCACCGAAATTACCCTCAAGCTGATCGCCAAACCGAAACTCAAAAAGACCGCCATGGGCATCTTCCCCAGCGTCGAAGAGGCGATGGAGGCGGTCTACAAAACCATGGCCAGCGGCGTGACCCCGGTGGCGATGGAGTTTCTGGACAACCTCACCATCCGCGCTGTGGAGGAGAAATACCACAAAGGGCTTCCGGTGGATGCCGGCGCCATTCTCATCACCGACGTCGACGGCAATCTGAGCGAGGAGATCGACTACCAGATGGACGTAATCGAAAAGGTCTTCCTCGAAAACGGCTGCAGCGACTTCAGAAAGGCAAAAGACGACGCGGAGTCGGCCGATTTGTGGTTCGCCCGGCGCAACGCCAGCCAGTCCATCACGATCTACGGCTCCAAAAAGATCAACGAAGATATCACCGTGCCCCGTTCCGTGCTGCCCGAACTGCTTCGGCGCATCAACGACGTCGCTTTGAAATACAAAGTCAAAATCCCCTGTTTCGGCCACACGGGCGACGGCAACGTCCATACCAACGTCATGGTCGACGGCAACGACCCCGAACAGCTGAAGATCGGCCATGAAGCGATCGAAGAAATCTTCCGTATCACCGTCGACCTGGGCGGCACACTCAGCGGCGAACACGGCATCGGCCTCTCCAAGGCCCCCTTCATGCACCTGGCCTACACCGAAGAGGAGATGAACCTTTTTCGCGACATCAAACGGGCCTTCGACCCCAACAACATCCTCAACCCGGGAAAGATGGCGCTTTAA
- a CDS encoding primosomal protein N', with product MFYYEVCLVGRRTPVLTFHSSERLPVHTLVEVEVRGKKYTALVQKSVAKPEFDTKPILRKLPFLYRDYQIETARFIASYYTSHFAEAIGLFSPFLNRQANLPPCGCVCDVALSKAQQEAYEALKRNETALLFAPTGSGKTEIYIKLFAQMLSEGKSAIFLMPEISLTPQMEKRLKIHFADTVAIWHSRLTKKRRSETLEAIREGKVRIVAGPRSALFLPLHDIGLIVVDEEHDDSYKAHNRPRYHARDLALFMGKKLGAKVVLGSATPSVATYARQPVVKIEKPFIETKKRFVFEKGGCRLTPTMIEAVARHTKEGGQVLVFLPTRANFKYLYCENCGYTVECPFCSVGMSLHRHRKVVQCHYCGYAERIPSACPTCGSVIRSDRIGTAEVVEQLRERFSDLVIQQFDKDTITTANKLQKALDRFEKKETDVLVGTQMLAKGHDYADITLAIILGLDYILALPDYRARERAQALFVQISGRAGRAREAEVIVQTNQPEFFMEYLGDYEKFLKEESQMREGLYPPTMHLCRLLFSDKEEARGAANVERIKEAIERFGKVEVVGAGKAPIEKIAGKFRFNILLRSASRRDMMRVVKAVEDGSFEVDMDPVDFA from the coding sequence ATGTTTTATTACGAAGTTTGCCTGGTGGGCAGACGGACACCTGTCCTGACATTCCATTCGTCCGAACGACTGCCGGTGCACACCCTTGTGGAAGTGGAAGTGCGCGGCAAAAAATACACCGCTCTGGTTCAAAAAAGTGTCGCAAAACCCGAATTCGATACCAAACCAATTTTGCGGAAACTTCCCTTTTTGTATCGGGATTACCAGATAGAGACAGCTCGCTTCATAGCCTCCTACTATACCTCGCATTTTGCGGAAGCGATCGGCCTTTTCAGCCCTTTTTTGAATAGACAGGCCAATCTGCCTCCTTGCGGCTGCGTTTGCGATGTCGCTCTCTCCAAAGCGCAGCAGGAGGCTTACGAGGCATTGAAAAGAAACGAGACGGCCCTTCTTTTCGCTCCCACCGGAAGCGGCAAAACGGAAATTTACATCAAGCTTTTCGCACAGATGCTGAGCGAAGGCAAAAGCGCCATATTCCTGATGCCGGAAATCAGCCTGACGCCGCAGATGGAAAAACGGCTGAAAATACACTTCGCGGATACCGTGGCGATCTGGCACTCGAGACTGACGAAAAAACGCCGAAGCGAAACACTCGAAGCGATTCGCGAGGGAAAAGTACGCATCGTCGCGGGTCCGCGCTCGGCCCTCTTTCTACCGCTTCACGATATCGGCCTGATCGTCGTGGACGAGGAGCATGATGACAGTTACAAAGCACACAACAGACCGCGGTACCATGCCAGGGACCTGGCGCTTTTTATGGGGAAAAAGCTGGGGGCCAAGGTGGTGCTCGGCAGCGCGACGCCGAGCGTGGCGACCTACGCCAGACAGCCTGTTGTCAAGATCGAAAAACCTTTCATCGAAACGAAGAAGCGGTTCGTTTTCGAAAAGGGGGGCTGCCGCCTGACGCCGACGATGATCGAAGCGGTGGCGCGCCATACGAAAGAGGGCGGCCAGGTACTGGTGTTCCTTCCCACCCGCGCCAATTTCAAATATCTCTACTGCGAAAACTGCGGCTATACGGTGGAGTGTCCGTTCTGTTCGGTGGGCATGAGCCTTCACCGGCACCGCAAAGTGGTTCAGTGCCACTATTGCGGCTACGCCGAAAGAATCCCCTCCGCGTGTCCTACGTGCGGGTCGGTTATCCGTTCGGACCGCATCGGAACGGCGGAGGTGGTGGAGCAGCTGAGAGAGCGTTTCTCTGACCTTGTCATACAGCAGTTCGACAAAGACACGATCACCACGGCGAACAAACTGCAAAAAGCCCTTGATAGATTCGAAAAAAAAGAGACCGATGTGCTGGTAGGGACCCAGATGCTGGCCAAAGGGCACGACTATGCCGATATCACTCTGGCGATCATACTGGGGCTCGACTACATTCTGGCGCTGCCGGACTACCGGGCCAGGGAGAGGGCGCAGGCGCTTTTCGTGCAGATATCCGGCCGTGCGGGGCGCGCTCGGGAGGCGGAGGTGATCGTCCAGACGAACCAGCCGGAATTTTTCATGGAATATCTGGGAGATTACGAGAAATTTCTCAAAGAGGAATCGCAGATGCGCGAAGGGCTCTACCCGCCCACAATGCATCTGTGCCGGCTTCTTTTTTCGGACAAAGAGGAAGCCAGAGGCGCCGCCAACGTGGAGCGGATCAAGGAGGCGATCGAGCGTTTCGGCAAAGTCGAAGTGGTCGGGGCCGGCAAAGCGCCCATCGAAAAGATTGCCGGCAAATTCCGATTCAATATCCTTCTGCGAAGCGCGAGCCGGCGGGATATGATGCGGGTCGTCAAGGCGGTCGAGGACGGCAGCTTCGAAGTGGATATGGATCCGGTCGATTTCGCATAG
- a CDS encoding type II secretion system protein, with the protein MIELIFVIVILGILASVAVMKLNATREDAQISSISGRVSAILGEISSHAVASATLDGNVTHYSNIAQEMVANGEATVENTADTTRLKIRAGEVPECLVLKIIHSVTEENLSLEMNSDENDYVCRGVQRQLADRNVTLRIRGRIAKY; encoded by the coding sequence ATGATTGAATTGATTTTTGTTATAGTGATTCTCGGCATTCTTGCCAGTGTCGCTGTAATGAAACTCAATGCCACGAGAGAGGATGCGCAGATCTCTTCCATCAGCGGAAGGGTATCGGCCATTTTGGGTGAAATCTCCTCGCATGCCGTTGCCAGTGCCACCTTGGACGGCAACGTGACACACTATTCCAACATCGCCCAGGAGATGGTGGCCAATGGTGAGGCCACCGTCGAAAATACAGCGGATACGACTCGTCTGAAGATCAGGGCAGGGGAGGTTCCCGAATGTCTCGTTCTGAAGATCATTCACAGCGTGACGGAGGAGAACCTCTCACTCGAAATGAATTCGGATGAGAACGATTATGTATGCCGTGGTGTGCAGCGGCAGCTGGCCGACAGGAATGTTACGTTGCGTATAAGGGGAAGAATTGCAAAATACTAA
- a CDS encoding type II secretion system protein, with protein sequence MRRGFTMIELIFVIVILGILAAVAIPKLAATRDDAKISKMASNIQTAKNEIASYVVSQGGTDTNWTLATYKKASNVISEMAATGEINTTSNNGHDVIQFVDTDNGAVCITLEYNGTDILIAQKDEDSRICDGVKSMVKEVNVTVAGQGVKY encoded by the coding sequence ATGCGACGTGGTTTTACAATGATTGAGTTGATCTTCGTGATCGTGATTCTGGGTATTCTGGCAGCAGTCGCCATTCCGAAGCTCGCAGCAACGCGTGATGATGCGAAAATTTCGAAAATGGCAAGCAATATTCAGACCGCGAAAAACGAAATCGCTTCCTACGTGGTATCCCAGGGCGGGACCGATACGAACTGGACGCTCGCGACTTACAAGAAGGCTTCCAACGTCATCAGTGAAATGGCCGCTACCGGTGAAATCAATACGACATCCAACAACGGACATGATGTCATCCAGTTTGTCGACACAGACAACGGCGCGGTATGTATTACACTCGAATACAACGGAACCGATATTCTTATTGCCCAAAAAGATGAAGACAGCCGAATTTGTGACGGTGTCAAAAGTATGGTCAAAGAGGTCAACGTAACTGTCGCAGGACAGGGTGTCAAGTACTAA
- the dnaB gene encoding replicative DNA helicase, producing the protein MEEHLYNLNIERAVLSTIVFDPVQYEEIAAQLKPEDFYHPFHQHLFAAMEELFRADQPIDEEFLKERLLHKNQFDEVAFLDILSANPLSNTHAYIKEIKAKAQKRALVTLATEIKKLTIEDDLPADDVMDAVEAKLYAITSEASTQDFRESQEMALSTLEHIKKMKERGNSMLIGVDTGFKELNRMTSGFGEGDLVIVAARPAMGKCLGKGTRVLMYDGSLKRVEDVKVGDLLMGDDSTPRRVLSLARGREMMYWVRQNRGIDYRVNESHILSLKRSRNEGGHKHGEILNISVREYLQKSDKFKSNYKGYKVAVEFPAKEVPVDPYFLGIWLGDGRCDDVRIATEDPEIVEYLKAYAVKLGLSLQLYTAKGKCPMYAITNGRHVDPHGSFPIQKELRLLGLLERKHIPQAYLANAEKIRLQLLAGLIDSDGYYDDHYHVMEITQKNRRLAEEIKLLADTLGFQTSLVAKKASIRERGFESEVYRVRIVGDLDRIPTKVPRKRARPRKAIRDVRHTGIRIEPDRVDDYYGFVLDGNHLFLLEDMTVTHNTALTLNMALKALENGDGVAFFSLEMPAEQLVLRMLSAKTSIALQDLRVGNLTDDEWSRLSEAVDWLGNQKLFVDDEGSLNIHQVRAKLRKLKSHHSEIKIAFIDYLQLMTGASNKDRHQEVSDISRGLKMLARELNMPIVALSQLNRSLESRADKRPMLSDLRESGAIEQDADIILFVYRDDVYRIREEKEKEMKARAEGKEYKSTFHEKEEEDAEIIIGKQRNGPTGIVELKFQKRFTRFVDAGYVPVEVVYEQSNIDTGAETKIELPPI; encoded by the coding sequence ATGGAAGAACATCTTTATAATCTGAATATCGAACGGGCGGTGCTAAGCACGATCGTTTTCGACCCGGTGCAGTATGAAGAGATCGCGGCGCAGCTCAAACCGGAAGATTTCTACCACCCTTTCCATCAACATCTTTTCGCGGCGATGGAGGAACTTTTTAGGGCCGACCAGCCGATCGACGAGGAGTTTTTGAAGGAGAGGCTGCTGCACAAAAACCAGTTCGACGAAGTGGCGTTTCTCGATATTCTCAGCGCCAACCCCCTCTCCAACACCCATGCCTACATCAAAGAGATCAAAGCCAAAGCGCAGAAACGCGCGCTGGTGACGCTGGCGACGGAGATCAAAAAGCTCACCATCGAAGACGACCTGCCGGCCGATGACGTGATGGATGCGGTGGAGGCGAAACTTTATGCCATCACATCCGAAGCGTCCACCCAGGATTTTCGCGAAAGCCAGGAGATGGCGCTCAGTACGCTGGAACATATCAAAAAGATGAAAGAGCGGGGCAACTCCATGCTCATCGGTGTCGATACCGGCTTCAAGGAGCTCAACCGCATGACATCGGGATTCGGGGAAGGAGACCTGGTGATCGTCGCGGCGCGGCCGGCGATGGGAAAATGCCTGGGGAAGGGAACGCGCGTCCTGATGTACGACGGAAGCCTCAAGAGGGTCGAAGATGTGAAGGTGGGTGACCTGTTGATGGGTGACGACTCGACCCCCAGGCGGGTTTTGTCCCTGGCGCGGGGACGGGAGATGATGTATTGGGTGCGTCAGAACAGGGGTATCGATTACCGGGTCAACGAAAGTCACATTCTCTCACTCAAACGCAGCCGAAACGAGGGTGGCCACAAGCATGGCGAAATATTGAACATATCCGTCAGGGAGTACCTGCAAAAGAGCGACAAGTTCAAAAGCAATTACAAAGGCTACAAAGTCGCGGTGGAATTTCCTGCAAAAGAGGTTCCGGTAGATCCCTATTTTCTGGGAATCTGGCTGGGAGACGGACGTTGTGATGACGTCCGGATCGCTACGGAAGACCCCGAAATCGTCGAATACCTGAAAGCCTATGCGGTGAAACTCGGATTGTCGCTACAGCTCTATACGGCAAAAGGCAAATGCCCCATGTATGCCATCACAAACGGCCGGCATGTAGACCCTCACGGCTCTTTTCCCATTCAGAAAGAGCTTCGGCTCCTGGGTCTCTTGGAGCGGAAACATATTCCACAGGCGTATCTGGCCAATGCGGAGAAGATCCGGCTGCAACTGCTGGCGGGATTGATCGATAGTGACGGTTATTATGATGACCACTATCATGTGATGGAGATTACCCAGAAAAACCGGCGGTTGGCCGAAGAGATCAAACTTCTGGCCGATACGTTGGGATTCCAAACCTCTCTGGTCGCCAAAAAGGCATCGATTCGGGAGCGGGGTTTTGAGAGTGAAGTGTATCGGGTGCGTATCGTCGGGGATCTGGACCGTATTCCGACAAAAGTGCCGCGCAAGCGGGCGCGGCCGAGAAAGGCGATAAGAGATGTGCGGCATACGGGCATTCGCATCGAACCCGACAGGGTCGATGACTACTACGGATTCGTGCTGGACGGAAACCATCTCTTTCTGCTGGAAGATATGACGGTGACACACAATACGGCACTGACGCTCAACATGGCGCTCAAAGCCCTCGAAAACGGGGACGGGGTCGCCTTTTTCTCCCTGGAGATGCCGGCGGAGCAGCTGGTGCTGCGGATGCTGAGCGCCAAAACATCCATCGCCCTGCAGGATCTTCGGGTGGGAAATCTGACCGACGACGAATGGTCGAGGCTCTCCGAAGCGGTGGATTGGCTGGGGAACCAGAAACTTTTCGTCGACGACGAAGGGTCGCTCAACATTCATCAGGTGCGCGCCAAACTGCGCAAACTCAAATCGCACCATTCCGAAATCAAGATCGCCTTCATCGACTACCTGCAGTTGATGACGGGTGCCTCCAACAAAGACCGCCACCAGGAGGTCAGCGACATCTCCCGGGGGCTGAAGATGCTGGCCAGGGAGCTCAACATGCCCATCGTCGCCCTTTCGCAGCTCAACCGCTCTCTGGAGTCGAGGGCCGACAAGCGGCCGATGCTCTCGGACCTTCGCGAATCGGGGGCGATCGAGCAGGATGCCGACATCATCCTCTTCGTCTACCGCGACGATGTCTACCGAATCCGGGAAGAGAAGGAAAAAGAGATGAAGGCCCGGGCGGAAGGGAAAGAGTATAAATCCACTTTCCATGAAAAAGAGGAGGAGGATGCCGAAATCATCATCGGCAAACAGCGAAACGGCCCGACCGGTATCGTCGAACTGAAGTTCCAGAAGCGGTTTACCCGGTTCGTCGATGCGGGATATGTCCCGGTCGAAGTCGTCTACGAGCAGAGCAACATCGATACGGGCGCCGAAACGAAAATTGAGCTTCCGCCTATCTAA
- a CDS encoding prepilin-type N-terminal cleavage/methylation domain-containing protein, with amino-acid sequence MQNTKRAFTMIELIFVIVVIGILASIAMPKLWVTRTDAIISKGRAEVSTIRSAIATAHQKNMMEGNNSYLSTLDDGTTLFGKILDYGMPSDTSPGHWSKSGSHYVYHIDYDTNATFEYNATTGRFDCISGSCTTLTH; translated from the coding sequence TTGCAAAATACTAAACGTGCCTTTACCATGATCGAACTGATTTTCGTCATCGTGGTTATCGGTATACTCGCTTCCATCGCCATGCCGAAACTCTGGGTAACGCGGACCGATGCGATCATTTCGAAGGGGCGTGCGGAAGTTTCGACCATACGAAGCGCCATTGCGACGGCCCATCAAAAAAATATGATGGAAGGAAACAACAGTTACCTTTCAACGCTCGACGACGGCACGACACTTTTTGGAAAAATACTGGATTACGGCATGCCTTCCGATACATCGCCGGGACATTGGAGCAAAAGCGGAAGCCACTATGTCTATCATATTGACTACGATACCAATGCCACTTTCGAATACAACGCCACGACAGGACGTTTTGACTGTATCAGCGGAAGCTGCACGACTCTGACGCATTAG
- the ispG gene encoding flavodoxin-dependent (E)-4-hydroxy-3-methylbut-2-enyl-diphosphate synthase, whose translation MIQRYPTRQIYVGNVPVGGGAPISVQSMTYSRTADVEATVEQINRLHFAGADIVRVAVPDYEDAEALRQIRAKTSLPLVADIHFNYRLALIAAEYVDCIRINPGNIGEKSRVKEVVRACTERNIPIRIGVNCGSLEKEFEERYGQTAKGMVESALYNIKFLEDLGFTDIKVSLKASDVERTVEAYRTLRPLVDYPFHLGVTEAGTVFHATIKSAIGLGTLLLEGIGDTLRVSITGELEKEIEVGRAILKDSGAAKEGLNIISCPTCGRIEADLVKAVAEVEERTKHIKTPLNVSVMGCVVNAIGEAKSADVAIAYGKGSGLVMVKGEVVAKLPEEKLVDRFLEEVEKVAHEIGNG comes from the coding sequence ATGATTCAACGCTATCCTACCAGACAGATTTATGTCGGCAATGTACCGGTGGGCGGTGGGGCACCGATATCGGTCCAATCGATGACCTATTCGCGCACCGCTGACGTGGAAGCGACGGTGGAGCAGATCAACCGTCTCCATTTCGCCGGGGCGGACATCGTCCGTGTCGCGGTACCCGACTACGAAGATGCCGAAGCGCTCAGGCAGATACGGGCGAAAACCTCTCTGCCTCTGGTGGCCGACATCCATTTCAATTACCGTCTTGCATTGATTGCCGCGGAATATGTGGATTGCATCCGCATCAATCCGGGCAATATCGGTGAGAAATCGCGGGTCAAAGAGGTGGTCAGGGCGTGCACGGAACGCAACATTCCCATTCGCATCGGTGTCAACTGCGGAAGTCTCGAAAAAGAGTTCGAAGAGCGGTACGGTCAGACGGCCAAAGGGATGGTCGAATCGGCCCTCTACAATATCAAATTCCTTGAAGACCTGGGATTTACCGATATCAAAGTTTCCCTCAAGGCCAGTGATGTGGAACGCACGGTGGAAGCCTACCGGACGCTGCGTCCTCTGGTCGACTATCCGTTTCATCTGGGTGTGACCGAAGCGGGCACCGTCTTTCATGCGACGATCAAAAGCGCCATAGGACTGGGAACGCTGCTGCTGGAAGGGATCGGCGATACGCTGCGTGTCTCCATCACCGGCGAGTTGGAAAAAGAGATCGAAGTGGGACGGGCGATCCTAAAAGACAGCGGTGCGGCCAAAGAGGGGCTCAACATCATCTCCTGCCCCACATGCGGGCGTATCGAGGCCGACCTTGTCAAAGCGGTGGCCGAAGTGGAAGAGAGGACCAAACACATCAAGACACCTCTCAATGTCTCGGTGATGGGATGTGTCGTCAATGCCATCGGAGAAGCCAAAAGCGCCGACGTGGCGATCGCCTACGGCAAAGGGAGCGGGCTCGTGATGGTCAAGGGAGAGGTGGTGGCCAAACTGCCCGAAGAAAAGCTTGTGGATCGCTTTTTGGAAGAGGTGGAGAAAGTTGCCCATGAAATTGGGAATGGATAA